A region from the Anaeromusa acidaminophila DSM 3853 genome encodes:
- a CDS encoding endonuclease MutS2: MINEKALHILEFDKVRSRLASLTACALGRELAETLQPQVETELVAQSLEETAAVAFLAEQGDRLPLGGIHDVRQGAGRAALGAILELEELRNIAATMKSARILGSFLLNRLDEVPVLTEYAEGFVSLQRLEQTVEAVIDEHGQMRDDATPELAKLRRAIRTAHGRVKERLQSVLRSQEYQKYFQEALVTMRGDRYVIPVKQEYKHFFPGIVHDQSASGATVFIEPMSIVELNNEIKQCIAAERNEIERILQSLSAAVGRDNESIQENCRLLGQMDLLAAKVRLAEQWKCTKPIFSETKRLSLRQARHPLINAAQVVPIDLFLGEEYTMLLITGPNTGGKTVALKTLGLMVLMAQAGLFLPVDSGSSICMFSQVFADIGDEQSIEQSLSTFSSHMTHVVSILQEVGADDLVLLDEIGAGTDPVEGAALAMSILENLQASGALTVATTHYSELKQFAYAREGVENASVEFDVQTLRPTYRLRIGMAGSSNAFAISRRLGLAEEILTRARVLMDQQHVDLAAMMQELEKEKLEYQERLASLELQQRSWEQEKRRWEVKRSQEEEKASLRLEQSKIKAAELLRQARKTAEESVNLIKKQAQEQDQQRRQNAFQQARERLQGALDGTRPQFRKVVAGSPVEPELLQEGLAVMVKTLGQKGRILSWNAKEATVQIGALKMNVPLQACLLVEDGKVEEAPSKAAPRISAAFLSKRLDVAREIDVRGQNVEEAVEILAKFLDDAMLAGHTKVNVIHGKGTGALRKGVRAYLKQHHGVRDISIGEVTEGGDGATLVQLK; encoded by the coding sequence ATGATCAATGAAAAAGCACTGCATATATTGGAGTTTGACAAGGTTCGAAGCCGCTTAGCTTCCTTGACAGCGTGTGCGCTGGGGAGGGAGCTGGCGGAAACGCTGCAGCCTCAGGTAGAAACAGAGCTTGTTGCTCAATCGTTGGAAGAAACCGCCGCAGTGGCTTTTTTGGCGGAACAGGGAGACAGATTGCCCTTGGGAGGCATTCACGATGTGCGCCAAGGGGCGGGACGAGCGGCGTTGGGGGCTATTTTGGAACTGGAAGAGCTGCGCAATATTGCAGCTACGATGAAAAGCGCCCGGATTTTGGGGAGCTTTTTGCTTAACCGTCTGGATGAAGTTCCTGTTTTGACCGAGTATGCAGAAGGTTTTGTTTCACTGCAGCGGTTAGAACAGACCGTGGAAGCGGTTATTGACGAGCATGGTCAAATGCGCGATGATGCCACGCCAGAGCTGGCCAAGCTGCGGCGGGCCATTCGTACGGCTCACGGGCGCGTTAAGGAACGCTTGCAGTCTGTATTGCGCTCTCAAGAATACCAGAAATATTTTCAAGAAGCCTTGGTTACTATGCGGGGAGACCGCTATGTAATTCCCGTGAAACAGGAGTATAAGCATTTTTTTCCGGGAATTGTTCATGATCAATCAGCCAGCGGCGCTACCGTATTTATTGAACCGATGAGCATTGTGGAGCTGAATAACGAAATTAAGCAATGCATTGCCGCGGAACGCAATGAAATAGAGCGTATTTTACAGTCTTTAAGCGCGGCTGTTGGGCGGGATAATGAGAGCATTCAAGAAAATTGCCGCTTGTTAGGACAGATGGATTTGCTAGCCGCCAAAGTTCGGCTGGCAGAGCAATGGAAATGCACTAAGCCTATTTTCAGTGAAACCAAACGGCTTTCCTTGCGCCAGGCTCGGCATCCTTTAATTAATGCCGCCCAAGTTGTGCCGATCGACTTATTTCTTGGCGAAGAATATACGATGCTGCTCATAACCGGTCCTAATACAGGCGGTAAAACAGTAGCGTTAAAGACGCTGGGATTGATGGTGCTTATGGCGCAGGCTGGATTGTTTTTGCCGGTCGACAGCGGTTCGAGCATCTGCATGTTCAGTCAGGTCTTTGCTGATATTGGCGATGAGCAAAGTATTGAACAAAGTTTGAGTACTTTTTCTTCTCACATGACGCATGTGGTAAGCATTCTGCAGGAAGTTGGCGCTGATGACCTGGTTTTGCTGGATGAAATCGGCGCTGGCACCGATCCGGTAGAGGGCGCGGCTTTGGCTATGTCTATTTTGGAGAATCTGCAGGCTAGCGGCGCATTGACGGTGGCAACAACGCATTATAGCGAGTTGAAACAGTTTGCCTATGCTCGTGAAGGCGTGGAAAATGCTAGTGTCGAGTTTGACGTGCAGACCCTTCGGCCAACGTATCGTTTGCGAATCGGCATGGCTGGCTCTAGTAACGCGTTTGCCATTAGCCGTCGACTAGGGCTGGCGGAAGAGATACTAACTAGAGCGCGCGTACTAATGGATCAGCAGCATGTGGACCTGGCCGCAATGATGCAGGAGCTTGAAAAAGAAAAGTTAGAGTATCAAGAACGACTTGCCTCGCTGGAACTGCAACAGCGTTCGTGGGAGCAAGAAAAACGGCGCTGGGAAGTCAAACGAAGCCAAGAAGAAGAAAAAGCCTCCTTGCGATTGGAGCAAAGCAAAATAAAGGCGGCCGAATTACTGCGACAAGCTAGAAAAACAGCCGAAGAAAGCGTCAATCTTATCAAAAAACAGGCGCAGGAGCAAGATCAGCAGCGACGGCAGAACGCCTTTCAACAAGCAAGAGAACGACTGCAAGGAGCGCTTGACGGGACTCGTCCCCAATTTCGCAAGGTAGTTGCCGGCAGCCCGGTGGAACCGGAGCTGCTGCAGGAAGGATTGGCGGTTATGGTGAAAACGCTGGGCCAAAAAGGCAGAATCCTTTCCTGGAATGCTAAGGAAGCTACTGTGCAGATTGGGGCGTTAAAAATGAATGTGCCTTTGCAAGCTTGTCTTCTTGTGGAGGATGGGAAAGTGGAAGAAGCTCCGAGTAAAGCAGCGCCGCGAATTTCCGCCGCCTTTTTGAGCAAACGCCTGGATGTGGCCCGGGAAATCGATGTGCGCGGGCAAAATGTTGAAGAAGCCGTAGAAATTCTGGCTAAATTTTTGGATGACGCCATGCTGGCCGGGCATACTAAGGTAAATGTGATTCACGGCAAGGGAACCGGCGCGCTGCGCAAAGGCGTACGGGCCTATTTAAAGCAGCATCACGGCGTTCGGGATATCAGCATTGGTGAGGTAACCGAAGGCGGCGACGGCGCTACGCTGGTGCAGCTTAAATAA
- a CDS encoding transglycosylase domain-containing protein has protein sequence MRNESTSPQTPKRSFRWGRLFLIIAVVMGVIFAGVGLGFVTASYNTMPNLQNDIRPAASSQIFDSHGTLITTVHSVENRVPVPLSKVPQNLQNAFVAVEDARFYQHMGVDPRGILRAAWSNVTGGGVAEGGSTITQQLAKNALLSQERTMKRKIQEAFLALQIERQYTKHEILEMYVNHIYFGQGAYGVQTAARVYFNKNAEDLTLAECAMLAGIPKSPNYYSPLNNLKAAKERQRTVLEQMVKYGYIDASTAQSAAEAPLKLASGKTNNDKSDKTAAYFIDYVVQSLIDKYGADAVYKEGLKVYTSLDLTMQQAAETALTHLPSYRKDANGIMQPQGALVAIDPRSGYIKAMVGGRGDDQFNRAVMAERQPGSVFKTFTYLAAIESGMTPATSISDTAVSFGSWSPRNYDGRFYGNISLRYALEQSRNVPTVKLANQLGADKPLYYAQQMGISTLVLQGPTNDRNLAMSLGGLTKGVTPLEMASAYGVLANQGIRCEPIAIVKVVDRNGKTLEEHSPQPKTIISEKSAYIVTDMLKGVIARGTGAGAAIGRPAAGKTGTTDNNKDAWFVGYTPDLVAAVWMGNDTEGTLGDITGGTVPAEIWRLFMSKALASTPARDFLRPQGVSVPQDTSTPVHLDDKAAADKKQEEDKKKAATKQPEKATTKPNDTKAEDKKTDSKKE, from the coding sequence ATGAGAAATGAAAGTACTTCACCACAAACACCCAAACGTTCTTTTCGCTGGGGGCGCCTTTTTCTCATTATCGCAGTAGTTATGGGCGTCATCTTTGCCGGCGTCGGCTTGGGTTTTGTAACTGCCAGCTATAATACAATGCCTAACTTGCAAAACGACATCCGCCCGGCTGCTTCATCACAAATTTTCGACAGCCATGGCACTCTAATTACTACCGTACACTCCGTAGAAAACCGAGTCCCTGTTCCGTTAAGTAAAGTCCCTCAAAATCTGCAAAATGCTTTTGTAGCTGTTGAGGATGCTCGCTTTTATCAGCATATGGGTGTTGACCCGCGAGGCATTTTGCGGGCGGCTTGGTCTAACGTAACCGGCGGCGGCGTTGCTGAAGGCGGCAGTACCATCACGCAACAGCTCGCTAAAAATGCGCTTCTTTCACAAGAACGCACGATGAAGCGAAAAATTCAGGAGGCTTTTTTAGCCCTCCAAATCGAGCGCCAGTATACGAAGCATGAGATTTTAGAAATGTATGTTAATCATATTTACTTCGGTCAAGGCGCTTATGGCGTACAAACGGCTGCAAGAGTATACTTCAATAAAAATGCTGAAGACTTAACCTTAGCAGAATGTGCTATGTTGGCCGGCATCCCCAAAAGCCCCAACTACTATTCTCCTTTAAATAATTTAAAGGCCGCTAAGGAACGTCAACGAACCGTATTGGAACAAATGGTTAAGTATGGCTATATTGATGCTTCAACTGCACAAAGCGCGGCTGAAGCGCCCTTAAAGCTAGCTTCTGGAAAGACAAACAACGACAAATCCGACAAGACAGCCGCTTATTTTATTGATTATGTCGTCCAATCACTTATTGATAAATATGGCGCCGATGCCGTTTATAAAGAAGGCTTGAAGGTATACACCTCTTTAGATTTGACGATGCAGCAGGCGGCGGAAACCGCCCTTACTCACCTGCCTTCGTATCGCAAGGATGCAAATGGCATTATGCAGCCGCAAGGAGCGCTGGTAGCTATTGATCCGCGCAGCGGTTACATTAAGGCGATGGTAGGCGGTCGCGGCGATGATCAATTTAACCGCGCCGTCATGGCGGAACGTCAGCCAGGCTCTGTGTTTAAAACGTTCACCTATCTAGCAGCCATTGAAAGCGGCATGACGCCGGCTACAAGCATCAGCGATACAGCCGTTTCTTTCGGCTCCTGGTCTCCCCGCAATTACGACGGGCGCTTTTACGGCAATATTTCTCTTCGCTACGCTTTGGAACAATCGCGCAATGTACCTACGGTCAAACTGGCCAACCAGCTTGGCGCTGACAAACCGTTGTATTACGCCCAGCAAATGGGCATCTCTACTTTGGTCTTGCAAGGCCCCACAAATGATAGAAATTTGGCTATGTCCCTGGGCGGCTTAACCAAAGGGGTTACTCCTTTAGAAATGGCCAGCGCTTATGGAGTATTAGCAAACCAAGGCATCCGCTGCGAACCCATCGCCATCGTGAAGGTCGTCGATCGAAACGGCAAAACCTTGGAAGAACATTCACCGCAGCCTAAAACCATCATCAGTGAAAAAAGCGCCTACATTGTAACTGATATGCTGAAAGGCGTTATCGCCCGCGGCACCGGCGCTGGCGCCGCAATCGGCCGGCCGGCAGCCGGTAAAACCGGCACAACCGACAACAATAAAGATGCTTGGTTTGTCGGTTATACTCCTGACTTAGTTGCCGCCGTTTGGATGGGCAATGACACAGAAGGAACTCTAGGGGATATCACAGGGGGCACGGTTCCTGCCGAAATTTGGCGTCTTTTCATGTCCAAGGCGCTAGCCTCGACTCCAGCCCGCGACTTCCTACGACCGCAGGGAGTTTCAGTTCCTCAAGATACAAGCACTCCGGTTCATCTTGACGACAAAGCAGCTGCTGATAAAAAGCAGGAAGAAGATAAGAAAAAAGCAGCAACTAAACAGCCAGAAAAAGCAACAACTAAACCGAACGATACTAAAGCAGAAGACAAGAAAACGGATTCAAAAAAAGAATAG